In one window of Plasmodium cynomolgi strain B DNA, chromosome 13, whole genome shotgun sequence DNA:
- a CDS encoding hypothetical protein (putative) gives MNYIERNKIETIYKDDYTDFTRLSDFEIFTKDILVSLKKLNILETKRKYEKKYAFANAEQRDKPLAPLSLFITVDDTCNFLKKLVIKKDYCVKLNYVYYPHNKCQNVIPFNVNENSNLYKKNVKTVNSFYCLHGNLNCSEIVLFPARTFPIQLNEYVELEVIDRSVPEEEQYIVIESLSVSNLMLNALKQALSELEICLPTFIAVDKNYYIYHGHFYTSDYTYFKCVHPYITVHRRGSGSASGVVARGTTSATANGTANGTANGTANGTANGTASATANGTANGVVTPPCGVLEKANYVSVYKGTGFEVNYNSFKFFNYFKCFSYDQLVALFSLFIYLSNVRGKNIYKINMYIKNIYLIDKPSCSHVLRAINLRNKQFSVLKMLIRGKKGRAGRVGREEKAGNVGSVGGVGSVGGVGGVGGVGNAGRERKRENQTYRKSKQIYIFKNTYKRNSYDKKVFPQMYLNHIYNYIKKKKFYGRRIFLCCLVKERNDSLGSSRGDNTEATPHAWWIVNRTGEEERSIAIRNYLFSMKNDLFGKPSYYQLSDIKKVKLVDALSDDARVEDEEKEEDDDNDDDEGDNNEKTLPDYSDSSLLFYPCPSVTQNSSYEPIYDNVKSRRKSTFEEINRLYHNLRSHKNLPKSESSPFVSIYVLNFISNMEYKILDGVANVSGGMVSHSDGVSNLSSGMASFIGGSSNLSGSPVHVSPHGNARSIDQDRRKRKKGVMNVWKIRFINNDKYKGKNSFLLKNILRLYYNELLELKKKRNDSSKECSNDMMSSVQHYLMEFMPLKNKDWVRDREIASYSCFNIEEDSTRYYIDKVLNNMFSSNKKKVYEWPRGRGATRGKLRPRRNAYSECFGAEEAQSSGGSYSNNDAGGVSQSGGGNQSPIGGASHRPAGGNLFVSKIDGELFPQKSNRGYHSLYQKDAKEVLFVLKKGDNFPKRRGIPGYERKGRRGRDPRCGVGVRAKRVQKKGQQRGDSESSQGGNNDQGGQSGHNGQGGQSGHNDQNAHNDQSDDNGESDRSGRSGRSGRRKTSQSSESKVEQLVRDFLKIKEKYFLCHHEERITILFFYLISHSSNLKTFYYIWNQFFDNIRNKYENNEYIFNDCMFLSYGPLNVYSYRCSILSQYIKALNISTQQFKINEMKNHMKLKKTLSIFCNDSDNPLGKDSSNHGSLSNINESEPFASISQSKSSNSLTTFFKKSTFEESVFYSCEMNDSSSLCNQKIHGVRNENSSPNLEQEYINGSTDSIARIGSEAPPAPGLPSASNSARSAVNIGASSDANVGASSDANVGASSDGNIGASSEANIGSSSNPSNSISNNLSNNLSNNPSDNPSNNPSNNPSNNPGEIRGNHPSNSPDNTANANGGKAPKRSNSGHPGTEKKKANKKSNFMISNFFPYPLNNMELFITKNNGGTKEVNDQDDMITLIHEILRSNNKDSYTYTDFTRWYRNNVGKFSYTSQNVLKYCYKSIKDSYFVNVDVGYIKEKYKEIDQKYYGGGMNDSLNKKGKEDYLKKMFYYVKNNYDYIKKIKCPFNTFFVGELNLDNLLNLNIIDLLDCAFKVFFISYLNSVMNSKLIYIRKIQDILASMFTIIK, from the exons atgaattacaTAGAGAGGAACAAAATCGAAACGATTTACAAGGACGACTACACAGACTTCACGAGACTTAGcgattttgaaattttcacCAAGGATATCCTAGTCAGCCTAAAAAAACTTAACATTTTGGAGACCAAGCggaaatatgaaaagaagTATGCATTTGCTAACGCTGAGCAGAGGGACAAACCCCTGGCccctctttcccttttcatcaCGGTGGACGATacgtgtaattttttaaaaaaattggtgataaaaaaggattactgtgtaaaattaaattatgtttACTACCCTCATAATAAATGCCAAAATGTGATCCCCTTTAATGTGAATGAAAACTCGAACCTTTACAAGAAGAATGTGAAAACGGTGAACTCGTTTTATTGTTTGCATGGAAATTTGAATTGCTCTGAGATTGTGCTTTTCCCCGCGAGGACCTTTCCCATacagc TGAACGAATACGTGGAACTCGAAGTCATAGACAGGAGCGTCCCGGAGGAAGAGCAGTACATCGTCATAGAGAGCCTCTCCGTGAGTAACTTAATGTTAAACGCGTTGAAGCAAGCCTTGAGTGAGTTGGAGATTTGCCTGCCTACCTTCATCGCAGTGGATAAGAACTACTACATATACCACGGCCACTTCTACACAAGTGATTATACCTACTTTAAGTGCGTGCACCCGTACATAACGGTGCATCGGAGGGGCTCCGGGTCGGCAAGCGGAGTGGTGGCAAGAGGCACGACCAGCGCAACTGCCAATGGGACAGCCAACGGGACTGCCAATGGGACAGCCAACGGGACAGCCAATGGGACTGCCAGCGCAACTGCCAACGGGACTGCCAACGGGGTAGTCACTCCTCCCTGCGGGGTACTCGAGAAGGCCAACTACGTCTCTGTATACAAAGGCACAGGGTTTGAGGTGAACTACAACTCCTTCAAGTTTTTCAACTACTTTAAGTGCTTTTCCTACGACCAGCTAGTGGCCCTCTTCTCGCTGTTCATTTATCTGTCCAAcgtgaggggaaaaaacatttacaaaataaatatgtatataaaaaatatatacttgaTTGACAAGCCGAGTTGCAGTCACGTGCTCAGGGCCATAAACCTGAGGAACAAACAGTTCAGCGTTTTAAAGATGCTGatcagggggaaaaaaggaagagcagGGAGAGtagggagagaagaaaaagcaggAAATGTGGGAAGCGTAGGAGGTGTAGGAAGCGTAGGAGGCGTAGGAGGCGTAGGAGGCGTAGGAAACGCaggaagggaaaggaaaagggaaaaccaAACTTATAGGAAGAGTAAACAaatctacatttttaaaaacacatacAAAAGGAACTCCTACGACAAAAAGGTTTTCCCGCAAATGTACCTAAaccatatttataattatatcaagaaaaaaaaattttatggaCGAAGAATATTTCTTTGTTGCCTTGTGAAGGAGAGGAATGACTCCCTCGGTAGCAGCAGGGGTGATAATACTGAGGCAACTCCCCACGCGTGGTGGATTGTTAATCGCACAGGAGAAGAGGAACGAAGCATAGCTATTCGAAACTACTTGTTCAGCATGAAAAATGACCTTTTTGGCAAACCAAGTTATTACCAGTTGagtgatataaaaaaagtaaaattagtGGATGCCTTGTCTGACGATGCGAGGGTAGAAgatgaggagaaggaggaggatgacgaTAATGATGATGACGAAGGGGACAATAATGAGAAGACCCTTCCGGATTATTCCGATTCATCTCTACTATTTTACCCTTGCCCATCTGTCACTCAAAATAGCAGTTACGAGCCAATTTACGATAATGTGAAATCTAGAAGGAAATCCACCTTCGAAGAAATCAATAGATTGTACCATAACTTGAGGAGCCACAAAAATTTACCTAAGAGTGAGAGCAGCCCCTTCGTCTCCATTTATGTCTTAAATTTTATCAGCAATATGGAGTATAAGATATTGGATGGAGTGGCCAATGTAAGTGGTGGGATGGTCTCTCACAGTGATGGAGTTTCCAATCTGAGTAGTGGGATGGCATCCTTCATCGGTGGATCCTCCAACTTGAGCGGTAGTCCCGTTCATGTGAGCCCCCACGGAAATGCGCGAAGTATCGATCAAGacaggaggaaaagaaaaaaaggagtcatGAATGTTTGGAAAATTAGATTCATAAACAACGATAAGTACAAAGGTAAAAACAGCTTCCTCTTAAAGAACATACTTAGGTTGTACTATAACGAATTATTggagttaaagaaaaaaaggaatgacaGCAGCAAGGAGTGCAGTAATGATATGATGTCATCAGTGCAGCATTATCTGATGGAGTTCATGCCACTTAAAAACAAGGACTGGGTGAGGGATAGGGAAATTGCTAGCTACAGTTGCTTCAACATAGAGGAGGACTCGACGAGGTACTACATCGATAAGGTTCTTAACAACATGTTTAGTAGtaacaagaaaaaggtgTATGAGTGGCCTCGGGGTCGGGGGGCTACTAGAGGGAAACTGCGACCAAGGAGAAACGCCTACAGTGAGTGCTTCGGGGCGGAGGAGGCGCAGAGCAGCGGCGGGAGCTACTCGAATAATGACGCGGGGGGGGTCAGCCAGAGCGGTGGCGGAAATCAGAGCCCCATCGGAGGTGCTAGCCACAGGCCCGCCGGGGGAAACCTATTCGTAAGCAAAATTGACGGAGAGCTATTCCCTCAGAAGAGCAATCGAGGGTATCACAGTCTGTACCAGAAAGATGCCAAGGAGGTGCTCTTCGTTTTAAAGAAGGGAGACAACTTCCCCAAGAGGAGGGGCATCCCCGGGTATGAGAGAAAGGGCAGGCGCGGGAGGGATCCCCGTTGCGGCGTGGGGGTAAGGGCGAAAAGGGTGCAAAAGAAGGGCCAACAAAGGGGGGACAGCGAGAGCAGCCAGGGTGGCAATAATGACCAGGGTGGTCAGAGTGGCCATAATGGGCAGGGTGGTCAGAGTGGCCATAATGACCAGAATGCCCATAATGACCAGAGCGACGATAATGGGGAGAGTGACCGCAGCGGCCGCAGTGGCCGCAGTGGCCGGAGGAAGACGTCCCAGAGCAGCGAAAGCAAGGTAGAACAACTCGTGAGGGATTTCctaaaaattaaggaaaagTACTTCCTCTGCCACCACGAAGAAAGGATaaccattttgttcttttaccTCATCAGCCACTCGAGCAacttaaaaacattttactATATATGGAACCAGTTCTTCGATAACATAAGAAATAAATACGAGAACAACGAATACATATTCAACGACTGTATGTTCCTGTCCTATGGTCCCTTGAATGTTTATTCGTACAGATGCTCCATCCTCTCGCAATACATAAAGGCGTTAAATATTTCAACTCagcaatttaaaattaacgaaatgaagaacCATATGAAGTTGAAGAAGACGCTAAGTATCTTTTGCAACGATAGTGATAATCCTTTAGGAAAGGACAGCTCGAACCATGGGAGTCTTTCCAATATAAATGAGAGTGAACCTTTTGCAAGCATTTCTCAAAGCAAGAGTAGCAATAGTTTGACcaccttttttaagaaaagtACATTTGAGGAGAGTGTGTTTTATTCTTGTGAAATGAATGACAGCAGTAGTTTGTGCAATCAGAAGATCCATGGGGTGCGTAATGAAAACAGCTCTCCGAACTTGGAGCAGGAGTATATCAATGGGAGCACGGACTCGATTGCGCGTATTGGCTCTGAGGCGCCGCCCGCACCTGGCCTCCCCTCTGCCAGCAACAGCGCGAGAAGTGCTGTGAACATCGGCGCGAGTAGTGACGCGAACGTGGGTGCGAGTAGCGACGCTAACGTGGGTGCGAGTAGTGACGGAAACATCGGCGCGAGTAGCGAAGCGAACATCGGCTCGAGTAGCAACCCGAGCAACAGCATTAGTAACAACCTGAGTAACAACCTCAGTAACAACCCCAGTGACAACCCCAGTAACAACCCCAGTAACAACCCCAGTAACAACCCTGGTGAGATCCGTGGTAACCACCCCAGTAACAGCCCCGACAACACCGCAAATGCAAACGGCGGCAAAGCGCCAAAGCGAAGCAACAGCGGCCACccaggaacagaaaaaaaaaaggcgaacaaaaaaagcaacttTATGATATCCAACTTTTTCCCATACCCATTAAACAACATGGAACTGTTCATAACGAAGAACAACGGAGGAACGAAAGAAGTGAATGATCAAGACGATATGATCACCCTTATACATGAAATTTTAAGAAGCAACAACAAGGATAGTTATACCTACACAGATTTCACAAGATGGTATAGAAATAATGTAGGGAAATTTAGCTATACCTCCCAAAATGTGTTAAAGTATTGCTACAAAAGCATAAAGGATAGCTATTTTGTCAATGTAGATGTGGGTTATATAAAGGAGAAATACAAAGAAATTGATCAGAAGTACTATGGAGGGGGTATGAATGACTCCcttaacaaaaaggggaaggaagacTATCTAAAGAAAATGTtctattatgtaaaaaacaattatgattatataaaaaaaataaagtgccCATTTAACACCTTCTTCGTAGGGGAACTGAATCTCGACAATCTCCTAAATTTAAATATCATTGATTTGCTTGACTGTGCatttaaagttttttttatttcttatttaAACTCTGTGATGAACTCCAAGTTGATTTATATCCGCAAGATTCAGgacattttggctagcatGTTTACTATTATAAAAG
- a CDS encoding phosphoenolpyruvate carboxylase (putative), whose amino-acid sequence MEGEANVQGGCPQGDGHDPQYSPQHSPQYSPQNDSTQDAQNDPQNDPQNDPHHNPKQVDQRGERKLKFLIEGKMVETKNAVDFIKPLKDDIKALDFLLFDMLKDNLPNKLFETLCTIHDLSEKYSENQTHENFNSLKNSIYKLDDEYLGTIVNAFGHMCILSNFAEWAHRGRRRKAFDMSFTPNERIYGSVYETLKGTFHMLIKSGFDINEIYEQLCNQTIDFVLTTHPTQAIRTSLLKNYTQLAELLLKLDNTDKELYKKKILYDNLKTYLLAAWKTDVIRRIKPTPIDEAISLVDIVENCIFYRIPNIIRYIDNVFYEYNLPPVKMDSKICLFSSWAGGDRDGNPFVLPETTRYVCYMNKIRGCELFIPMVEKLIRDLTLHHCTQHFKTYVKLLEDDVSQYIFDKDRKYLSQKFYWFSPFSKSNKREIYRRALLVVWAKLKSTVQVCKSLISHQPVDTNFEKLMFNSSEEFEEILMECYKSLSESGNALIAEGYLKDVLRNVKIFGLHLMKLDIRQESEKHIQAMDYICEKLQTGKYSLLSEEEKIDFLTNILQSNRPLIPNNIEQEEDVPSDFLNVIKTFDVCSQIEESALGAYIVSMCNNASDILLVEVFQKELKKSAQRKTQRVVPLLETIQSLQMSCTILENLIKNPWYRTHLRTHFDNKQEIMIGYSDSGKDGGRFTSAWELFKAQEKLVYIGKQYSVEVRFFHGRGGSVSRGGGPQHLAILSQPINTIKNYLRVTIQGEVITQDFCLKGMMLRSIETYISALLKCSLLKNTVLVKDEWRVLMDEMSQLTTKEYRHVVYENKDFVNYFRCATPQIEIGKLNLGSRPSKRKQGNVESLRAIPWVFSWTQNRMHLPVWLGIEKLYDYLIAKGKLSLMQDMYRNWPFCTSFFNLISMVMAKASLQITEEYDILVPEELKYIGTMLREKLKKAMELTALVTNEKTFCDNDLLTKRSIESRTKWVAVCNLIQIQALKRLREREREWELAQERAQAQERAQAQEKGHPNDENHKLSNSSAKDELDSQYGGPVSRISSKRIHSYLSRKKSKLIKNPKFHPLLESYSSAYLQSEGENDFFFDDIRDMGLSYGRPSSKANDCTYDEVTKTYIDYTSLNDALIVSIKAIAAGMQNTG is encoded by the exons ATGGAGGGCGAGGCGAACGTCCAGGGGGGATGCCCCCAAGGGGACGGCCACGATCCGCAGTATAGCCCGCAGCATAGCCCGCAGTATAGCCCGCAGAATGACTCGACGCAAGACGCGCAGAATGACCCGCAGAATGACCCGCAGAATGACCCGCACCATAACCCGAAGCAGGTCGACCAGCGAGGGGAGCGAAAGCTGAAGTTCCTGATCGAAGGAAAAATGGTGGAGACGAAAAACGCAGTGGATTTCATAAAGCCCCTGAAGGATGACATAAAGGCATTGgacttcctcctctttgaCATGCTCAAGGATAACCTCCCTAACAAGTTATTCGAGACCTTATGCACCATTCACGACTTATCAGAAAAGTACAGCGAAAATCAAACACACGAAAATTTTAACtccttaaaaaattccatatataaattaGATGACGAGTATCTAGGCACCATTGTGAATGCATTTGGCCACATGTGTATTTTGTCTAACTTTGCAGAGTGGGCTCATagaggaaggaggagaaaggcATTCGACATGTCCTTCACCCCGAATGAAAGAATATATGGATCTGTGTATGAGACACTAAAGGGAACGTTCCACATGCTGATCAAAAGCGGCTTCGACATTAACGAAATTTATGAGCAGTTGTGTAACCAGACAATAGACTTTGTATTGACAACCCATCCAACACAAGCCATTCGGACTTCACTCCTGAAGAACTACACACAGCTAGCCGAACTGTTACTAAAGCTAGATAACACAGACAAAGAAttgtacaagaaaaaaattttgtatgataatttaaaaacatactTGCTAGCTGCATGGAAGACAGATGTCATCCGAAGGATTAAACCTACTCCCATAGATGAAGCCATTTCGCTAGTCGACATAGTAGAGAATTGCATCTTTTATAGAATCCCTAACATTATAAGATATATAGATAACGTATTTTACGAATATAATTTACCACCAGTCAAAATGGATTCTAAAATTTGTCTGTTCTCATCATGGGCAGGAGGAGATAGAGATGGGAATCCATTTGTTCTACCCGAAACTACGAGATACGTTTGCtacatgaataaaataagggGATGTGAGTTATTCATTCCGATGGTAGAAAAACTGATCAGAGATCTAACTCTCCACCATTGCACTCAACATTTTAAAACGTATGTAAAACTACTCGAAGATGATGTTtctcaatatatttttgacaAAGACAGGAAATACCTATCGCAGAAGTTCTACTGGTTTTCTCCATTCTCTAAGTCTaacaaaagagaaatatataGGAGAGCTCTTTTAGTCGTTTGGGCTAAGCTTAAAAGTACCGTACAAGTATGCAAGTCTCTCATTTCACACCAACCAGTGGAcacaaattttgaaaagttgATGTTTAACAGTTCTGAAGAGTTTGAAGAAATCCTTATGGAATGCTACAAGAGTCTGTCTGAGTCTGGAAATGCTCTCATTGCTGAGGGGTATCTAAAAGATGTCCTTCGAAATGTCAAAATATTTGGCCTCCATCTGATGAAGCTAGATATTAGACAAGAATCGGAGAAACACATTCAAGCTATGGATTACATATGTGAGAAACTACAAACTGGAAAATACTCCCTCCTCtctgaggaagaaaaaatcgatTTTCTTACAAATATTCTTCAATCTAATAGACCATTAATACCGAACAATATAGAACAGGAGGAAGACGTCCCTAGCGACTTCCTAAACGTGATAAAAACATTTGATGTTTGTTCTCAAATTGAGGAGAGTGCACTAGGGGCATATATCGTTTCCATGTGTAACAATGCATCGGACATATTACTAGTAGAGGTGTTtcaaaaggaattaaaaaaaagtgcacaaagaaaaacacaaagaGTTGTTCCTCTGTTGGAAACGATTCAATCTTTGCAGATGTCTTGTAccattttagaaaatttaattaagaACCCATGGTATAGAACCCATTTGAGAACCCACTTTGACAACAAGCAGGAAATTATGATTGGCTATTCCGATTCGGGGAAAGATGGAGGTAGATTCACATCTGCTTGGGAATTATTCAAAGCACAAGAGAAACTTGTATATATAGGAAAGCAGTACTCTGTGGAGGTCCGCTTTTTTCATGGTAGAGGAGGTAGTGTCagtagaggaggaggaccacAACATCTAGCCATTCTTTCACAACCAATCAATACGATAAAAAACTATCTTAGGGTAACCATACAGGGAGAGGTCATCACACAGGATTTCTGTCTAAAGGGAATGATGCTACGCTCGATAGAAACTTACATCAGCGCACTCCTAAAATGCTCCCTCTTAAAAAATACAGTTTTGGTGAAAGACGAATGGAGAGTACTTATGGATGAAATGAGTCAACTAACCACAAAAGAGTACAGACACGTGgtgtatgaaaataaagactTTGTGAATTACTTCAGATGTGCAACTCCACAGATAGAAATAGGGAAGCTCAATTTGGGATCAAGACCATCGAAGAGAAAACAAGGAAATGTAGAATCGCTGAGAGCAATTCCATGGGTTTTCTCCTGGACACAAAATCGAATGCATCTACCTGTGTGGCTTGGCAtagaaaaattgtatgacTATCTCATAGCAAAGGGTAAATTATCTCTCATGCAGGATATGTACAGAAACTGGCCCTTCTGCACGAGCTTCTTCAACCTGATCAGTATGGTGATGGCTAAGGCGAGCTTGCAAATAACCGAGGAGTATGACATTCTGGTCCCCGAGGAGCTGAAGTATATTGGTACCATGCTGAGGGAGAAACTGAAGAAGGCCATGGAACTCACTGCGCTCGTTACGAATGAGAAGACCTTCTGTGATAACGACTTGCTGACGAAGCGTTCCATCGAGAGCAGGACCAAATGGGTGGCTGTCTGCAACTTGATTCAGATTCAGGCGCTTAAGCGACTGCGGGAGAGGGAGCGCGAGTGGGAGCTGGCCCAGGAGAGGGCCCAGGCACAGGAGAGGGCCCAAGCACAGGAGAAG GGGCACCCAAACGATGAAAACCACAAATTAAGCAATTCATCGGCGAAGGATGAGCTGGATAGCCAGTATGGAGGTCCCGTCAGCCGGATCAGCAGCAAGCGCATTCACTCATACTTgagcaggaaaaaaagcaaattaattaaaaaccCAAAGTTCCATCCCCTCCTCGAGTCATACTCCTCCGCCTACCTACAAAGTGAGGGAGaaaatgactttttttttgacgatATACGGGACATGGGTCTGTCCTATGGGAGGCCCTCCTCCAAAGCGAACGACTGCACCTATGACGAGGTGACGAAGACCTACATTGATTACACCTCCCTGAATGATGCCCTCATAGTCTCTATCAAGGCGATAGCCGCGGGCATGCAGAACACGGGCTAG
- a CDS encoding ABC transporter (putative) produces MMVVFEIVAILWMHSTRDKADDESNPLVGSSMRSKERFAHFFLFLCRGAAYHTHSENWVSSATRDGLQTGTVAMLHVRAGWWVTPIMLTGVASARPEKSPSMHTGLKINEFMIVPFVPLAPPSKSFRVGGEVHKGKFTKTIVFLSSGGGIPTI; encoded by the exons ATGATGGTAGTATTCGAAATAGTGGCTATTCTCTGGATGCACTCTACTAGAGACAAGGCTGATGATGAGTCTAATCCGCTAGTCGGTTCATCCATGAGAAGCAAAG AACGTTTCGCCCACTTTTTCCTGTTCTTATGTCGTGGCGCCGCATACCACACACACTCGGAAAACTGGGTCTCCTCGGCCACACGCGATGGGCTGCAAACTGGGACCGTTGCAATGCTGCATGTGCGC GCTGGGTGGTGGGTCACCCCGATCATGCTGACTG GGGTGGCTTCTGCGCGCCCCGAGAAAAGCCCATCCATGCACACGGGCCTCAAAATAAACGAATTCATGATCGTTCCTTTTGTCCCTCTCGCTCCTCCTTCCAAG TCCTTCcgtgtggggggggaggtgcaCAAGGGAAAGTTTACCAAGACCATCGTGTTTCTCTCGAGTGGAGGAGGTATCCCCACCATTtga
- a CDS encoding dynein-associated protein (putative) has translation MSQIVYLDEEKTRGRYTYPNGNVYVGDFKNEKFHGKDIGTLAFKDKGEYRGTWENGKLVRGEYYYSDGLEYEERWKYLVDSPYFFNEEINKDEIILKEEKTNAFLGDVYDIGDGYCKVKESLVYSFADDKMIDYYHCYTKKRSEVGQPCGFTKSKSQVVGRIEPNKELQKKYMLKENIYYSDENVKKQSECYVNIESVKLLNKFFYHNEGGWTKDIDISDQQNKIKYVKRLDKDINTINSVKTLMNETTRIINKNNSIGIYKEYFQDEEQTEEEFKIKSMLVIKDKNRKYCRYVTSIKWSTDSTHKLAISYCVNNYKQILSDSPKNCLLYNLNEINNPYQILFSKTFIKCLRFNHKNSDLLLAGSYDGTVNLWDLRKKNTLCESSSNHASHKNIVQDVIWLQTKTNNHCLSVSNDGLCLLWDIRNFTEHIESFSLHKDSGEVCQLVETSNLDSSSLKNSHGGVDISQFLTHTERLPGTAASGGANQAFPPTGKGSGGGAAGAAVAGGAVAGGAVATAEVAAGLTAAGADSMGVAPPSGNLCYSANCLEWNLEAGPSKILVGTDEGYVLSLSKRQAKNMEMIQKYGASNEKHLSAITSIKRIPINLKYFLSTDKWGFNIWSEDIKFPIISNYYDESVINKGLWIRDSSFFILTRKDGYLDLWNLLYNYNEPIIQHKICNCSVTEIDAHLNNKYISVGNEQGDTHILKLGCTFCRNSSEEKNALDELFERESKREKNLEYIRKQLNCFRRKRECLNIQDVCISDDVVQETQREYESVL, from the exons ATGTCGCAAATCGTGTACCTGGACGAAGAGAAAACGAGGGGGAGGTATACCTACCCGAATGGGAACGTGTACGTCGGCGATTTTAAGAACGAGAAGTTTCACGGAAAAG ATATAGGTACCCTAGCCTTTAAAGACAAAGGAGAGTACAGAGGGACCTGGGAGAACGGCAAACTTGTTCGGGGCGAGTACTACTACAGTGACGGATTGGAGTATGAGGAGCGGTGGAAATACCTCGTGGACTCTCCCTATTTCTTTAACGAAGAAATTAACAAGgacgaaattattttaaaagaagaaaaaacgaatgccTTCTTGGGTGATGTTTACGACATAG GCGACGGGTACTGCAAAGTTAAGGAGAGTCTCGTGTACAGTTTTGCAGATGACAAG ATGATCGACTACTACCATTGctacacgaaaaaaaggagcgaaGTAGGGCAGCCGTGTGGGTTCACCAAATCGAAGAGTCAAGTAGTAGGACGAATTGAACCAAACAaagagttgcaaaaaaaatatatgctgaAGGAAAACATATACTACAGtgatgaaaatgtaaaaaaacagAGTGAGTGTTATGTAAATATAGAAAGTGTTAAGTtactaaataaatttttttatcacaatgAAGGAGGATGGACCAAAGATATAGATATCAGTGatcaacaaaataaaataaaatatgtgaaaagATTAGACAAGGATATAAATACAATTAACAGTGTAAAAACCCTAATGAATGAAACGACAagaattattaacaaaaataatagcatAGGTATTTACAAAGAATATTTTCAAGATGAGGAACAGACTGAGGAGGAgttcaaaataaaatctaTGTTAGTCATTAAGGATAAGAATAGAAAATACTGCAGGTATGTTACTTCCATTAAGTGGTCAACTGATAGTACACATAAGCTAGCCATCTCCTACTgtgttaataattataaacaaattttaagtgactctccaaaaaattgtttacttTATAACTTAAATGAGATTAATAATCCGTATCAAATTTTATTCTCCAAAAcgtttataaaatgtttgaGGTTTAATCACAAGAATTCGGATTTGCTCTTGGCTGGTTCTTATGACGGGACGGTCAACCTGTGGGATCTACGTAAGAAAAATACTCTATGTGAGTCTTCTTCCAATCATGCTAGTCACAAAAATATCGTCCAAGACGTTATATGGTTACAAACGAAGACCAACAATCACTGCCTATCTGTATCAAATGATGGGCTCTGTCTACTCTGGGACATACGCAATTTTACTGAGCATATTGAATCCTTTTCTTTGCACAAGGACAGTGGTGAGGTTTGCCAGCTCGTGGAGACCTCCAATTTGGACTCCTCATCTCTTAAGAACTCTCATGGGGGCGTGGACATTAGTCAATTCCTTACTCACACTGAGCGCCTCCCTGGGACGGCTGCCTCTGGGGGGGCCAATCAGGCCTTCCCCCCAACCGGAAAAGGcagcggggggggagcagcaggGGCGGCAGTAGCAGGGGGAGCAGTAGCAGGGGGAGCAGTAGCAACCGCAGAAGTAGCAGCCGGGCTAACCGCAGCCGGGGCGGACTCGATGGGCGTGGCCCCCCCCTCCGGCAACCTCTGCTACAGCGCCAACTGCCTGGAGTGGAACTTAGAGGCGGGGCCCTCCAAAATACTCGTGGGCACAGACGAAGGATACGTCCTATCCCTATCGAAAAGACAAGCCAAAAATATGGAGATGATCCAAAAGTATGGAGCATCAAACGAAAAGCATTTATCCGCCATTACCAGCATCAAAAGAATCCCAATCAATTTGAAGTATTTCCTCTCCACAGATAAATGGGGTTTTAACATATGGTCTGAAGATATTAAATTTCCAATAATTTCCAATTATTACGATGAGAGTGTCATTAACAAAGGTCTATGGATTAGAGACTCTTCTTTCTTCATCTTGACAAGGAAGGATGGCTACCTGGATTTATGGAATCTACTGTACAACTACAATGAACCCATTATTCAGCACAAAATTTGCAACTGCTCTGTCACAGAAATAGATGCACATCtcaataataaatatatttctgtcGGGAATGAACAGGGAGATACTCACATATTAAAGTTGGGGTGTACTTTCTGTAGGAACAGCAGTGAGGAGAAGAATGCGCTGGATGAGCTGTTCGAGAGGGAGTCGAAGAGGGAAAAGAATTTGGAGTACATTCGGAAGCAGCTCAACTGTTTTCGAAGGAAACGCGAGTGCCTCAACATCCAGGATGTGTGCATATCGGATGACGTGGTGCAGGAGACGCAGCGCGAGTACGAGTCTGTGTTGTGA